One segment of Bacteroidales bacterium DNA contains the following:
- a CDS encoding T9SS type A sorting domain-containing protein, translated as MKISIVYFFSVISLLSIDCILNAQVKKPDNFHHLHYNNFKSNTNSTNQSFPSEKPDSCVYYTFLTNKDSIPNTKVVYNWNQDGKVKMEAYYLWDDIRKKWRGNFREDREWNQCGKNTVYTCFEWDIFQNNWKGKFKSNFEYDDYGNLSTQYISNWDTIKNVWFLYQKIVFNRDSSEVFFETTYQKDNISNFWFVISENRFEIFINQFDSTSICSHWDYDLSTWIKDKKYSNFDDGRLYVDTTKSWNEQLSEWILYDVYSEISDDKGNLIEQCYQSWYNGYYASKIEYKNFEGKLHKLQFGYLWNVSNNRWDYWDKVEYEYDEKGNLILELHYMFRNSIWEVANKTACSYDDVKKLNCTIFYDFNEDNNWVVRNKSYEYFPINTISNNDIPKCVINLYPNISNSLIYIELEVKNNMIIYDLNGKPVLSKSLEKGLNTIDLTFLKAGLYIIHLFNDSLNFEAKIIKK; from the coding sequence ATGAAAATTTCAATTGTTTACTTTTTCTCAGTTATCTCATTGCTTTCAATAGATTGTATCTTAAATGCTCAAGTGAAAAAGCCTGATAACTTCCACCACTTACATTATAATAATTTTAAATCTAATACAAACTCAACTAATCAAAGCTTTCCTTCTGAAAAGCCTGATTCATGCGTATATTATACATTCTTGACCAATAAAGATTCAATTCCGAATACGAAAGTAGTATACAATTGGAATCAAGATGGCAAGGTAAAAATGGAAGCCTATTATTTGTGGGACGATATCAGAAAAAAGTGGAGGGGAAATTTTAGGGAAGATCGTGAATGGAATCAATGTGGTAAGAATACTGTTTACACTTGTTTTGAGTGGGATATTTTCCAAAACAACTGGAAAGGTAAATTTAAATCTAATTTTGAATATGATGATTATGGTAACTTAAGTACCCAATATATTTCAAATTGGGATACTATAAAGAATGTGTGGTTCCTCTATCAAAAAATAGTATTTAACCGTGATTCTTCAGAAGTATTTTTTGAGACTACCTATCAAAAGGATAATATTTCTAACTTTTGGTTTGTAATTTCAGAAAACAGATTTGAAATATTTATCAATCAATTTGATAGTACATCAATATGTTCACATTGGGATTATGATTTATCAACTTGGATTAAAGATAAAAAATATTCAAATTTTGATGATGGTCGTTTATATGTGGACACAACAAAATCTTGGAATGAACAATTATCTGAATGGATTCTTTATGACGTTTATTCAGAAATTAGTGATGATAAGGGTAATCTTATTGAACAATGTTACCAATCTTGGTATAATGGTTATTATGCCTCAAAAATTGAGTATAAGAATTTTGAAGGTAAACTACATAAACTTCAGTTTGGATATTTATGGAACGTATCGAATAATCGCTGGGATTATTGGGATAAGGTCGAATATGAATACGATGAGAAAGGCAACCTTATTCTTGAACTACATTATATGTTTCGAAACTCAATATGGGAAGTAGCTAATAAAACGGCTTGTAGTTATGATGATGTCAAAAAGCTCAATTGCACTATTTTTTATGATTTTAATGAAGATAATAATTGGGTTGTTAGGAACAAATCTTATGAATATTTTCCAATAAATACTATTAGTAATAATGATATACCAAAATGTGTTATAAACCTTTATCCCAACATATCAAATTCACTTATTTATATTGAATTGGAAGTTAAGAACAATATGATTATATATGACTTGAACGGGAAGCCGGTTTTATCCAAATCCCTTGAAAAGGGCTTAAACACAATCGATCTGACTTTCCTTAAAGCCGGTCTATACATCATTCACCTATTCAATGATTCTTTAAACTTTGAAGCCAAAATAATTAAAAAGTAA
- a CDS encoding DUF6377 domain-containing protein, with product MFRTVAILTLLIFSSGAGFCQSEVDSLLKVLDKTMESAGTYMHQKESRLKSLYALLETKQQSPEQHYAINSLLYKEYLKFKFDSALHYMNKNLELAESVKRTDLINESRFALSRIFSGSGMYFEALDVLKQVKKQDLNPGQLTDYYACMQQLYAELGLYSALPANAEKYNILSFAYRDTLVALLDPKSSESLRWQAAILQDKGDFEQSRKINSRLISGVKEGSEDYALYAFLRAISFRIQGNTVDEEKYLIKSAISDIKNAVKDNVSLTLLAVLLYEKNDIDLAYRYIMYSLEDAKFYNSRLRYVEISKILPLISESFRLKNEKQQRQLRLYALVITLLAISLIIASIFLYSQMKRLSKARQSLQDANLTMQKLHEDLIRVNAQLKSLNHELLESNRTKEEHIGFFLNLCSTYIDKLDDFRKFVHRKVTSGQNEDLFKVTKSSHYFDSELKEFYSNFDNTFLHLFPNFVEQFNALLLENERIEIKNDELLTTELRIFALIRLGVTDSSKIASFLRYSVNTIYNYRTRIRNKALMPRDDFERKVKMIGINVEA from the coding sequence ATGTTCAGAACCGTTGCAATTTTGACGCTGCTGATTTTTTCGTCCGGCGCAGGCTTTTGCCAATCCGAAGTTGATTCCCTGCTTAAGGTTTTGGATAAAACAATGGAATCAGCCGGAACTTACATGCATCAGAAAGAAAGCCGGCTGAAAAGCCTTTATGCCCTGCTCGAAACAAAACAACAGTCGCCCGAGCAGCATTATGCCATAAACTCACTTCTTTACAAAGAATACCTCAAATTTAAATTCGATTCGGCCCTTCATTATATGAATAAAAACCTTGAACTGGCGGAATCAGTGAAACGCACGGATCTCATCAACGAATCACGCTTCGCTCTTTCCCGGATATTTTCAGGTTCCGGAATGTATTTCGAAGCGCTTGACGTGTTGAAACAGGTAAAGAAGCAGGATCTCAATCCCGGCCAACTGACCGATTACTATGCATGCATGCAGCAATTATATGCTGAATTAGGCCTGTACAGTGCCCTACCGGCAAATGCTGAAAAATACAACATCCTTTCCTTCGCCTATCGCGACACCCTGGTAGCCCTGCTCGATCCGAAATCATCAGAATCATTGCGCTGGCAGGCCGCGATCTTACAGGACAAAGGTGATTTCGAACAATCGCGTAAGATTAATTCACGCCTCATTTCCGGAGTTAAGGAAGGAAGCGAAGATTATGCCCTGTATGCTTTTCTCAGGGCCATTTCATTCCGGATACAGGGAAATACGGTCGATGAGGAAAAGTACCTGATCAAATCTGCTATTTCGGATATAAAAAACGCGGTGAAGGACAATGTCTCCCTTACCCTGCTGGCCGTGCTCCTGTATGAAAAAAACGATATCGACCTGGCTTACCGTTATATCATGTATTCCCTTGAGGATGCCAAATTTTACAATTCACGGCTCCGGTATGTGGAGATCTCAAAGATCCTTCCCCTTATCAGCGAGTCTTTCCGCCTTAAAAATGAAAAGCAGCAACGGCAGCTTCGTTTATATGCATTGGTAATAACTCTTTTGGCTATATCGCTTATAATCGCCAGTATATTTCTTTACAGCCAGATGAAAAGGCTTTCAAAGGCAAGGCAAAGTTTACAGGATGCCAACCTTACCATGCAGAAACTGCATGAGGATCTCATACGGGTAAATGCCCAGCTGAAATCGCTGAACCACGAATTACTCGAATCGAACCGTACAAAGGAAGAACACATCGGTTTCTTCCTGAACCTGTGTTCTACGTATATCGACAAGCTCGATGACTTCAGGAAATTCGTACACAGGAAAGTAACATCAGGACAAAATGAAGATCTTTTCAAGGTAACGAAATCAAGCCACTATTTTGATTCCGAACTGAAAGAGTTTTACAGCAATTTTGATAATACTTTCCTTCACCTCTTTCCGAATTTTGTAGAGCAGTTTAATGCCCTTCTGCTTGAAAACGAAAGGATTGAAATTAAGAATGACGAGCTTCTGACAACCGAGCTGCGTATATTCGCACTCATCAGGCTGGGTGTCACCGACAGTTCTAAAATAGCCAGCTTCCTTCGTTACTCGGTGAACACCATTTATAATTATAGAACACGCATCCGTAACAAAGCCCTGATGCCCAGGGATGATTTTGAACGAAAGGTAAAAATGATAGGGATCAATGTTGAAGCGTAA
- a CDS encoding glutamine--tRNA ligase/YqeY domain fusion protein yields MDSDNSKTLNFIEEIVEEDLRSGKNGSRIHTRFPPEPNGYIHIGHAKAICLSFGIARKYNGKCNLRFDDTNPVTEDVEYVDSIKEDIQWLGFNWNGEARYASDYFDQLFDWAVKLIKIGKAYVDEGSADDISAERGTPTQAGKESAYRNRSVEENLDLFIRMKNGEFPDGSKILRAKIDMTSPNMHMRDPVMYRIKHAHHHRTGDKWCIYPMYDWAHGQSDYIEGITHSLCTLEFEVHRPLYDWCLDQIVEGEYRPRQIEFARLNLNYTIMSKRKMLQLVNEKYVSGWDDPRMPTICGLRRRGFTPEALRNFAETVGIAKRENIIELALLEHILREDLNKSARRVMVVSNPLKVILENYPEGKVEFMQAENNPEDESAGFREIPFSRELYIEQEDFMEDPPKKFFRLSPGNEVRLKNGYIIKCTGVVKDPATGAIQYLKCTYDETTRSGLEGANRKVKATIHWVSAAHALDVEVRLYDRLFSVPDPDEVEEGKDWKSNLNPDSLKVITAKAEPGVKEAKPLEKYQFQRTGYFCVDKDSTPSKIIFNRTVTLKDDWAKIAAKA; encoded by the coding sequence ATGGACTCCGATAACTCAAAGACGCTTAATTTTATTGAAGAAATTGTTGAAGAAGACCTTCGGTCAGGTAAAAACGGGAGCAGGATTCATACCAGGTTCCCCCCTGAACCTAACGGTTATATCCATATCGGTCATGCCAAGGCAATCTGCCTGAGTTTCGGAATAGCCAGGAAATATAATGGAAAATGCAACCTGCGCTTTGATGACACCAACCCGGTTACCGAAGATGTGGAATATGTCGATTCAATTAAAGAAGATATTCAGTGGCTTGGATTTAACTGGAACGGCGAGGCCCGCTACGCATCCGATTACTTTGACCAGCTTTTTGATTGGGCTGTTAAGCTCATAAAAATAGGAAAAGCCTATGTAGATGAAGGTTCAGCCGATGACATCTCCGCCGAAAGAGGCACTCCCACACAGGCCGGTAAAGAAAGCGCCTATCGGAACCGGTCGGTTGAAGAAAACCTGGACCTTTTCATACGCATGAAAAATGGTGAATTTCCCGACGGATCCAAGATCCTCAGGGCAAAGATCGACATGACCTCACCGAATATGCATATGAGAGATCCTGTTATGTACAGGATTAAACACGCCCATCATCATCGTACAGGCGATAAATGGTGCATCTATCCTATGTACGACTGGGCTCACGGGCAGTCGGATTACATTGAAGGCATCACGCATTCATTATGTACCCTTGAGTTTGAAGTCCACAGGCCGTTGTACGACTGGTGCCTCGACCAGATCGTGGAAGGCGAATACAGACCGCGACAGATTGAATTTGCGCGACTTAACCTGAATTACACCATCATGAGCAAACGCAAAATGCTTCAGCTGGTGAATGAAAAATATGTGAGCGGCTGGGATGATCCCCGGATGCCCACAATCTGCGGTCTCAGAAGAAGAGGATTCACACCCGAAGCACTCAGGAATTTTGCTGAAACCGTAGGCATTGCCAAACGCGAAAATATAATTGAACTGGCCCTCCTGGAACATATTCTCAGGGAAGATCTGAATAAGTCAGCTCGTCGCGTGATGGTGGTTTCCAATCCCCTGAAAGTGATCCTTGAAAATTACCCTGAAGGAAAAGTGGAATTCATGCAGGCTGAAAACAATCCGGAGGACGAAAGTGCAGGTTTCCGCGAGATTCCGTTCAGCCGGGAACTTTACATTGAACAGGAAGATTTCATGGAAGATCCCCCGAAGAAATTCTTCAGGTTGTCACCTGGCAACGAAGTAAGGCTTAAAAACGGGTATATCATAAAATGCACCGGTGTGGTAAAAGATCCTGCCACTGGAGCCATTCAGTATTTAAAATGCACTTACGATGAAACCACCCGCAGTGGTCTTGAAGGTGCCAACCGTAAAGTAAAAGCCACTATACATTGGGTTTCCGCGGCTCATGCCCTGGATGTGGAAGTAAGACTTTATGACAGGCTGTTTTCGGTTCCTGATCCGGATGAAGTAGAAGAAGGAAAGGACTGGAAGTCGAACCTGAACCCGGATTCACTTAAAGTAATTACGGCTAAAGCTGAACCCGGTGTGAAGGAAGCCAAACCGCTTGAAAAATACCAGTTCCAGCGTACCGGATATTTTTGTGTTGACAAAGATTCAACTCCTTCCAAAATCATCTTCAACCGCACGGTAACGTTGAAGGATGACTGGGCTAAAATAGCTGCAAAGGCTTAG
- a CDS encoding methylated-DNA--[protein]-cysteine S-methyltransferase → MTDKKTIDTYYTALFNRDDSYIGIFYAGVKTTSVFCIANCRARKPKPENIEFFTSVKDAFDHGYRPCKICRPAENAFESPEPVKQALHLIRSNPKQKIPDYMLRENNIRPEQIRRWFLKNYGMTFHAYQRMYRINNAFTELKTGTKITHSAFDSGYESLSGFGYTFKKYIGRSPMKSLETQIILISRLASPLGPMFVAVTDKGVCMLEFTDRRMLETELKDLQKSLNARIIPGENEYTRQVKKELEEYFAGTRQHFDVPLDPIGSDFQKKVWTILMDIPYGKTVSYMEQATTLQMPAAVRAVAASNGLNKIAIIIPCHRVIGSNGKLTGYGGGLERKRWLINHEREHCSDPTKPLQLF, encoded by the coding sequence GTGACGGATAAGAAAACAATCGACACCTACTATACGGCCCTCTTTAACCGCGACGACAGCTATATCGGCATCTTCTACGCCGGGGTTAAAACCACTTCGGTCTTTTGCATTGCGAACTGCCGAGCCCGTAAGCCCAAGCCGGAAAACATTGAGTTCTTCACTTCGGTCAAGGATGCTTTTGACCACGGATACCGGCCCTGCAAAATCTGCCGTCCCGCTGAAAACGCCTTTGAATCACCCGAACCGGTTAAACAGGCACTTCACCTCATCCGCTCAAACCCCAAACAAAAGATACCCGATTATATGCTCAGGGAAAACAATATCCGCCCCGAACAAATCAGACGCTGGTTTTTGAAAAACTACGGCATGACTTTCCACGCCTACCAGCGTATGTACCGGATCAACAACGCCTTTACCGAACTCAAAACAGGCACGAAAATTACCCATTCGGCTTTCGATTCGGGTTACGAATCATTAAGCGGTTTTGGTTATACTTTTAAGAAATATATTGGCCGATCACCTATGAAAAGTCTTGAAACACAAATCATTTTAATAAGCCGGCTGGCTTCTCCCCTTGGACCGATGTTTGTTGCCGTTACCGATAAAGGGGTTTGCATGCTTGAATTCACCGACAGGCGGATGCTTGAAACGGAACTGAAAGATCTCCAGAAATCACTGAATGCCCGGATTATCCCGGGTGAAAATGAATACACCCGACAAGTTAAAAAAGAACTCGAAGAATACTTTGCCGGCACCCGCCAGCATTTTGATGTGCCCCTCGACCCGATAGGAAGCGATTTCCAGAAGAAGGTCTGGACGATTTTGATGGATATCCCCTACGGAAAAACGGTATCTTATATGGAACAGGCCACTACTCTGCAAATGCCCGCTGCAGTAAGGGCCGTGGCAGCGTCCAACGGACTTAATAAAATTGCCATTATTATCCCCTGTCACCGGGTCATCGGCTCAAACGGTAAACTCACCGGTTACGGAGGCGGGTTAGAACGAAAACGATGGCTGATTAACCATGAGCGGGAACACTGCAGCGATCCCACTAAGCCTTTGCAGCTATTTTAG
- a CDS encoding TIR domain-containing protein, producing the protein MKISNPTYNIFISYPSSELVIVTQFYEILTNLNYNVFLDTNSLQCGDKWREQITKAQKRSSITLILISEESAKSHYQQEEIILAIELMQNSNHKIIPIYYISDKSFKEIIPFGLHSIQGIIVQKDSISSFNNGCIKLKKLLQEQIRNPKGIKLKSKSSFYSGEEFIFQKDPHFKEKAAFNFTQNLSAFFNSQLFTTIFNSTMIYVDIDRFGAINQKYGNICGDTVISEILQIMHLAFNRENEINNNVFINRICGDQFVICLLNFSDDLIQVYTNNLLNNIRTYNWDSVTYSLFVTVSIGVAKIIVNKRIVDSSDMDFNPLINESMQRSMACCQICKRQGGNIINYAPAVTCSNLVSSYNWYYDLS; encoded by the coding sequence ATGAAAATTTCCAACCCTACCTATAACATCTTTATTTCCTATCCAAGTAGCGAATTGGTAATTGTCACTCAATTTTATGAGATACTGACAAATCTAAATTATAATGTTTTCCTTGATACTAACTCGTTACAATGCGGAGATAAATGGCGGGAACAAATTACTAAGGCTCAGAAACGGTCCTCCATTACTCTTATCCTTATTTCTGAAGAATCAGCAAAATCTCATTATCAGCAAGAAGAGATAATATTAGCTATTGAATTAATGCAAAATTCAAATCATAAAATTATCCCAATATATTATATATCAGATAAAAGTTTTAAGGAGATTATTCCATTTGGCCTTCATTCTATTCAAGGAATCATTGTTCAAAAAGATTCTATAAGTTCATTCAATAATGGATGCATTAAGTTGAAGAAATTATTGCAGGAACAAATAAGAAACCCTAAAGGAATTAAACTTAAGAGCAAAAGCTCATTTTATAGTGGTGAAGAATTTATTTTTCAAAAAGATCCTCATTTTAAGGAAAAAGCGGCTTTTAATTTTACACAAAATCTATCGGCTTTCTTCAATTCTCAATTATTTACAACCATTTTTAATTCTACAATGATTTATGTTGATATTGATCGTTTTGGAGCAATAAATCAGAAATATGGAAACATTTGCGGTGATACGGTTATAAGTGAAATACTCCAAATTATGCATCTCGCTTTTAATCGGGAGAATGAAATCAATAATAACGTTTTTATCAACAGAATTTGTGGTGATCAATTTGTCATTTGTCTGTTAAACTTTTCTGATGATCTGATTCAAGTTTATACAAATAATTTATTGAATAATATCAGAACCTATAATTGGGATAGTGTTACGTATTCTTTATTTGTAACGGTCAGTATTGGGGTCGCTAAGATTATTGTGAATAAACGAATTGTCGATTCTTCTGATATGGATTTCAATCCACTGATAAATGAATCTATGCAGAGATCAATGGCTTGCTGTCAAATATGTAAAAGACAAGGTGGTAATATTATTAATTATGCACCAGCCGTAACATGTTCCAATTTAGTTAGCTCCTATAATTGGTATTATGATCTGTCGTAA
- a CDS encoding cysteine-rich CWC family protein, giving the protein MKVDKGKLKRCPACGRFFTCQGEDDCWCEKVRIHAKEMKEIMNTYKDCLCPQCLGKYSRE; this is encoded by the coding sequence ATGAAAGTAGATAAAGGTAAGTTGAAACGGTGCCCGGCCTGTGGCCGGTTTTTCACCTGCCAGGGTGAGGATGACTGCTGGTGCGAGAAGGTAAGGATTCATGCCAAAGAGATGAAAGAGATCATGAATACCTATAAGGATTGCCTTTGCCCCCAGTGTTTAGGGAAGTATAGTAGGGAGTAG
- the folB gene encoding dihydroneopterin aldolase, whose amino-acid sequence MPEMGQLVLKNLEFYAHHGHFKEEQIIGGRFSVDLVIDTDITKAAESDNLDDAVDYSKIYEAVKAQMAIPSNLLEHLAARIVDAVYAVSGNIQKVSATVSKLNPAIGGHMSRFSVIITK is encoded by the coding sequence ATGCCGGAAATGGGACAGCTTGTATTGAAAAATTTGGAATTTTATGCTCATCATGGCCATTTTAAGGAGGAACAGATTATCGGTGGACGGTTCAGTGTTGACCTGGTAATCGATACCGATATTACAAAAGCTGCTGAATCGGATAACCTGGATGATGCAGTGGATTATAGTAAAATATACGAAGCAGTGAAAGCTCAGATGGCCATTCCGTCAAACCTGCTGGAGCACCTGGCTGCCCGGATTGTGGATGCTGTATATGCTGTGTCGGGAAATATTCAAAAAGTCTCCGCTACCGTATCCAAGCTCAATCCCGCTATCGGGGGACATATGAGCCGGTTCAGCGTAATCATTACAAAATGA
- a CDS encoding TonB-dependent receptor yields MQRNILFLLFIFLSASIIAQQVTVSGTVKDTANAPLIGVTVVQKGTNNGKITDINGKFSLTVPDQSIISFSMIGYTTREITVNGSADINVTLSEAVNEIEQVVVIGYGTVKKKDITTSVAVVSTSDLQERPMSSAASAIQGKAAGVMVMSPSGEPGAGLVVRIRGNTSINASNDPLYVVDGIPMSEISFLSSNDIESMQILKDASSAAIYGSRAANGVVLITTKSGKRGRNSVTFNSSLGFNQVQEKIKSLNTQQYKDLMDEIGAATIPEGLTDQTDWFDETYRLGTVQNYQISFTGGNEKMNYYLSGGYLNEVGVIKVAYFSRYNFKANFENQLKSWLKVSSNIAYSDYAKNGIISGTGSNRAGVILSVINTPKYAPIWDANNPGQYYNNFYGAQVTHPVENMSRTEDDRDSNNQFVGSLSGDFRIASWLNFKSTMAIDRIYNHGSTFLDPKKTSYGRSLYGNATDNRSLNTVLTFDNILTADKAFGKHTLGLMAGTSWTSSKWSLSYMGASHFLNSAIKTLNAGNKIDPWGTGTTGSNWDIMSYLGRLTYNFDSKYLFTANFRADGSSKLAPGHKWGYFPSFSAAWRISSEPFMQQFTWLHDLKLRGGWGQTGNQSGLPDYGYLEMYSIERRAWWDTGQSNAVPNPVRSNMKNIDLTWETTSTTNLGLDISLLKGRLTMSTDAYYKYTKNLLFNIIMAAPWDPLLRNEGEMSNRGIEFSVNTKNSVNAFKWETDFNISFNRNKVEKFHLQPVYYYGNTSEATSEYVIRMTPGQSISKFWGLISDGVDPETGNLKFRDINHDGKITLSDKTYIGDPNPDFIYGMTNNFSWKGISLMILLQGSQGNDIYNASRMETEGMYDAKNQSTKVLDRWRRPGQITYMPKATSAKDNLVASTRFVEDGSYLRVKTLTISYMYTGKLLKKIGFSYVQPYFTAENLITFTNYKGFDPEVNQYADNATVQGIDWGTYPHSKSYVFGLNFEF; encoded by the coding sequence ATGCAAAGAAATATACTCTTTCTTTTATTCATCTTTCTGTCCGCTTCAATTATTGCCCAGCAGGTAACGGTTAGCGGTACGGTCAAAGACACTGCCAATGCACCTCTTATTGGTGTTACTGTTGTTCAGAAGGGCACCAATAACGGGAAAATCACAGACATCAATGGTAAATTTTCGCTTACAGTACCTGATCAGAGCATCATTTCATTTTCAATGATCGGTTACACAACCAGGGAAATTACTGTTAATGGAAGTGCAGATATAAACGTAACTCTTTCTGAAGCAGTAAATGAAATTGAACAGGTAGTAGTAATCGGTTATGGAACCGTTAAGAAAAAAGATATCACTACCTCTGTTGCGGTGGTTTCGACATCCGACCTCCAGGAGAGGCCAATGTCTTCAGCTGCTTCTGCCATACAGGGAAAAGCCGCAGGTGTCATGGTGATGTCGCCAAGCGGCGAACCAGGAGCCGGGCTGGTTGTAAGAATCAGGGGCAATACGTCTATTAACGCGAGCAATGACCCTCTGTACGTGGTTGATGGGATTCCGATGAGTGAAATCAGTTTTTTGTCGTCGAATGACATTGAATCGATGCAGATCCTTAAGGACGCTTCATCTGCTGCAATATACGGTTCGAGAGCTGCCAACGGCGTAGTGCTGATAACTACAAAAAGCGGTAAGCGGGGCAGGAATTCTGTCACATTCAATTCCAGTCTTGGCTTCAATCAGGTACAGGAGAAAATAAAGTCGTTAAATACGCAACAGTATAAGGATCTCATGGATGAAATAGGGGCTGCTACAATCCCCGAAGGACTTACCGATCAGACCGACTGGTTTGATGAAACTTACCGCCTTGGAACCGTGCAGAACTACCAGATTTCATTTACGGGAGGAAATGAAAAAATGAACTACTACCTGTCAGGAGGTTATCTGAATGAAGTTGGCGTTATCAAAGTAGCCTATTTTTCAAGGTACAATTTCAAAGCCAATTTCGAAAATCAGTTAAAAAGCTGGCTCAAAGTAAGTTCCAATATAGCTTATTCCGATTACGCAAAAAATGGAATCATTTCCGGAACGGGTTCAAACAGGGCAGGTGTTATTCTGTCTGTTATAAACACTCCGAAATACGCCCCTATTTGGGACGCGAATAATCCCGGACAATATTATAATAATTTTTACGGGGCGCAGGTTACACATCCAGTTGAGAATATGTCAAGAACTGAAGATGACAGAGACAGCAACAATCAGTTTGTCGGATCGCTTAGCGGAGATTTCAGAATTGCGTCGTGGCTGAATTTTAAATCCACGATGGCCATCGACCGGATATATAATCATGGTTCAACATTCCTTGATCCAAAAAAGACTTCGTATGGAAGGAGCTTGTACGGCAATGCCACCGATAACCGTTCTCTTAACACTGTGCTGACTTTTGACAATATTTTGACTGCCGACAAAGCTTTTGGCAAACACACTCTCGGATTGATGGCTGGGACTTCGTGGACGTCTTCGAAATGGTCATTGAGTTACATGGGGGCCTCTCATTTTCTGAATTCTGCGATTAAAACACTCAATGCAGGGAACAAGATCGATCCGTGGGGAACAGGAACTACGGGATCCAACTGGGATATTATGTCGTATTTAGGAAGACTCACCTATAACTTCGACAGCAAATACCTGTTTACGGCGAATTTCAGGGCAGATGGCTCCTCTAAGCTTGCACCGGGTCATAAATGGGGATATTTTCCATCATTCTCAGCAGCCTGGCGTATATCATCCGAGCCTTTCATGCAGCAATTCACCTGGCTTCATGATCTGAAACTACGGGGAGGTTGGGGACAGACCGGTAATCAGTCAGGGCTGCCCGATTACGGTTATCTTGAAATGTATAGTATTGAAAGAAGAGCATGGTGGGATACCGGACAGAGCAATGCAGTGCCTAACCCGGTTAGAAGCAATATGAAGAACATTGATCTTACCTGGGAAACCACTTCAACAACAAACCTCGGATTGGACATAAGCCTGTTAAAAGGAAGGCTCACTATGTCAACCGATGCATATTATAAATATACGAAGAACCTTCTGTTCAATATCATAATGGCTGCACCCTGGGATCCACTCCTGCGTAATGAAGGAGAGATGTCAAACAGAGGAATTGAATTCTCTGTGAATACAAAGAATTCTGTGAACGCATTTAAATGGGAAACGGATTTCAATATTTCATTCAACAGAAACAAAGTTGAAAAATTCCATCTTCAGCCGGTGTATTATTATGGAAACACCTCTGAAGCAACGAGTGAGTATGTCATAAGGATGACTCCGGGACAGTCCATTAGTAAATTCTGGGGCCTTATAAGCGACGGCGTTGATCCGGAAACAGGTAATCTGAAGTTCAGGGACATCAATCATGACGGTAAGATCACTCTCTCGGATAAGACTTATATCGGTGATCCCAATCCTGATTTCATTTATGGAATGACCAATAATTTTTCATGGAAAGGAATATCGTTAATGATTTTACTTCAGGGATCACAGGGAAATGATATTTACAATGCTTCACGCATGGAAACGGAAGGCATGTATGATGCCAAAAACCAGTCGACAAAAGTACTCGACCGCTGGCGCCGGCCCGGACAAATAACTTATATGCCAAAGGCCACATCGGCAAAAGACAATTTGGTGGCATCCACCCGCTTTGTTGAGGATGGCAGTTATCTCCGGGTGAAAACTTTAACTATATCCTACATGTATACAGGCAAGCTTCTTAAGAAAATCGGATTCTCTTATGTTCAGCCTTATTTTACTGCGGAAAACCTGATCACCTTCACCAATTACAAGGGTTTTGACCCTGAGGTAAACCAGTATGCCGACAATGCCACCGTGCAAGGAATCGACTGGGGCACCTATCCCCACTCAAAAAGCTATGTATTCGGTTTAAATTTTGAATTCTAA